A stretch of Desulfomonilaceae bacterium DNA encodes these proteins:
- a CDS encoding glycosyltransferase, which yields MDSILLVLPPIGGKSADSLNFDLGYAYGITSCLSRASDVTILLLCDCDVRQYEVYLKRNFGFQIRIKSLTEIDVLRRQPRDARLVDYRPFVDQSVRVFDYITETNYECVIFDVFDASGFIPIRAKRTGLGLEKTLLVSWLRTCHEFERGQALEAPDYLSSFIRERELDFAEKYCCEHSDLVISHTSSILEWTSRQEWNVDLKKVVPLHYLNGDISLSSLADKSIEKQARQDRELPESKTGPLVSVCVAHFNDGANLRYLLKSVEDNDYKNFEVIVVDDGSTDTESLRIFESLAIEYASKSWRFIMKKENESLGPTRNCAVRHARGEFIFFLDSDDLAAKTLISNFVRGMLRSGADCLTCPLVYFEGVGGIVDSASIIRFWMPLGASIEIGIYDNPFGASNFCIKKTVFEALGGFCSPRGEVSEDWEFLARLVLDGFDMDVLPRPLYFYRVRPGSWLQTAWSHHSIQNLRRRILSNIGPQHTKVIHNLLLRTIAENERLRASVWQLDRKVVKIALRLVDIISEEHRLLIENVLIGMYGKLRDVQTQIYQFLTARKPVVFDASKRGHEIDFSHENKICSSTFFVRTLSNSELQDQLTHLGLPSNRAIFGFVGELREKNRPLGFLRLAYWMQIFKDDSFFVMIGDGPLRDEVPAIAAKYKLSNFRWIPFLERPEQLYAVLSGLVITSAFAEQGPAVMFEALACGVPVFSTDVEKTKRLLEQYGNGLAVAHDPEKKDFADCFKLWKDYLEIYKTAAMESAELIRTKFGA from the coding sequence ATGGACTCGATCTTGTTGGTTTTACCACCTATCGGTGGAAAGAGCGCGGACTCCCTTAATTTCGATCTTGGGTATGCTTATGGGATTACATCTTGTTTGAGTCGAGCATCAGACGTCACTATTCTTTTACTTTGTGACTGTGATGTCCGTCAATATGAAGTTTATTTGAAGAGGAATTTTGGCTTTCAAATAAGAATTAAGTCGCTGACAGAAATAGATGTACTTAGACGCCAGCCACGAGACGCGCGTCTAGTTGATTACAGACCCTTCGTTGATCAGTCTGTACGAGTTTTTGATTATATAACGGAAACAAATTATGAGTGTGTCATATTCGATGTTTTTGACGCTTCTGGTTTTATTCCAATAAGAGCTAAGAGGACAGGACTTGGTCTAGAGAAAACTCTCTTAGTTAGTTGGCTAAGAACCTGTCATGAGTTCGAAAGGGGGCAGGCGTTAGAAGCACCTGACTATCTGAGTAGTTTTATCCGAGAAAGAGAATTGGATTTTGCTGAAAAATACTGCTGCGAACACAGTGATTTGGTTATCTCTCATACAAGCAGCATCCTGGAATGGACATCCAGACAAGAATGGAATGTAGACCTTAAGAAGGTTGTGCCGCTGCACTACCTTAATGGCGATATTTCTCTCAGCTCTTTAGCGGATAAATCTATTGAAAAACAGGCCAGACAAGACCGAGAACTACCTGAATCTAAAACGGGCCCGCTTGTCTCTGTATGTGTTGCTCATTTCAATGATGGTGCGAATCTTCGGTACTTATTGAAGTCCGTTGAAGATAATGATTACAAAAACTTTGAGGTGATTGTAGTAGATGATGGGAGCACAGATACTGAATCTCTTCGAATATTTGAATCGTTAGCCATAGAGTATGCTTCCAAATCTTGGCGATTCATAATGAAAAAGGAAAATGAAAGCTTGGGACCAACAAGAAATTGTGCGGTTAGACATGCGAGAGGCGAATTCATCTTTTTCTTGGATTCAGACGATCTCGCAGCCAAGACCCTAATCTCAAACTTCGTAAGAGGAATGCTACGGTCAGGGGCGGATTGCCTTACATGCCCACTGGTTTACTTTGAAGGGGTTGGTGGGATCGTCGATAGTGCCAGTATAATAAGATTCTGGATGCCTTTGGGCGCTTCCATTGAAATTGGGATTTATGACAACCCTTTTGGCGCCTCCAATTTCTGCATTAAGAAAACAGTATTTGAGGCATTGGGGGGGTTCTGTAGTCCGCGAGGCGAAGTTTCGGAAGATTGGGAATTCCTGGCAAGATTGGTTCTAGATGGCTTTGATATGGATGTGCTCCCAAGGCCATTATATTTTTATCGAGTACGGCCTGGTAGTTGGCTTCAAACAGCATGGTCTCATCATTCAATCCAAAATTTGCGCAGGCGAATTCTGTCCAATATCGGGCCACAACATACGAAGGTCATTCACAACCTACTTCTTCGGACAATCGCTGAAAACGAGCGTTTAAGGGCTTCTGTTTGGCAACTGGACAGAAAAGTTGTGAAAATTGCTCTTAGACTTGTGGATATTATTAGTGAAGAACATCGATTGCTTATTGAGAATGTGTTAATCGGTATGTACGGGAAACTGAGAGATGTTCAGACCCAAATTTACCAATTTCTTACAGCAAGAAAGCCCGTGGTTTTTGACGCCTCCAAAAGAGGACATGAAATTGACTTTTCTCATGAGAATAAGATTTGCAGTTCCACATTTTTTGTAAGGACTCTCTCAAACTCGGAACTTCAAGACCAATTAACACATTTGGGTTTGCCGTCAAATCGCGCCATTTTTGGTTTTGTTGGAGAACTGCGAGAGAAGAACAGACCCCTCGGTTTCTTGAGACTAGCATACTGGATGCAGATATTCAAAGATGACAGCTTTTTCGTGATGATTGGCGATGGTCCTCTTCGAGATGAGGTGCCAGCTATTGCCGCCAAATACAAATTGAGTAACTTCAGGTGGATCCCTTTCCTTGAAAGACCGGAACAACTCTATGCTGTTCTATCGGGACTGGTCATAACGAGCGCATTCGCAGAACAAGGGCCTGCGGTAATGTTTGAAGCCCTAGCCTGTGGAGTTCCCGTTTTCTCAACGGATGTTGAAAAAACTAAACGACTGCTCGAGCAGTATGGGAACGGCCTTGCTGTTGCTCATGACCCCGAAAAGAAGGATTTTGCGGACTGTTTCAAACTGTGGAAGGATTATTTAGAAATTTATAAAACAGCGGCGATGGAAAGCGCTGAATTGATTCGGACAAAATTTGGAGCTTAA
- a CDS encoding polysaccharide deacetylase family protein, with protein sequence MILMYHNISEKALTKWHVSAGTFERQMAYLQNYDVVYLENYNPNNPKQAVITFDDAYSDVVKYALPILEKWNYPFEIFVIGNHIGKSNYFDSGVEPESQCGDMEELELAASSLARLQWHSRSHPRLATMPLHIVNRELDVPDYLTELFPKPHFRWFAYPYGSHNEKTISAARLKFDGAVSVNLGNDIDIYQLNRITVVEDSKLFLSFHEKDMWFTKMERELMIKTEQAATLKTILKSRSWRYTAPLRTLGKFATNIKTHLNAGSSKL encoded by the coding sequence ATGATCTTGATGTATCACAACATTTCCGAAAAGGCGCTAACGAAGTGGCACGTAAGCGCGGGGACCTTTGAACGCCAAATGGCGTACTTGCAAAATTATGATGTGGTCTATCTCGAAAACTACAATCCAAATAATCCAAAACAGGCTGTGATCACATTTGATGACGCTTACTCAGATGTTGTTAAATATGCTCTGCCAATACTCGAAAAATGGAATTATCCATTTGAGATTTTTGTGATTGGAAATCACATCGGAAAGAGCAATTATTTTGATAGCGGGGTTGAACCAGAGTCGCAGTGCGGTGACATGGAAGAACTGGAACTGGCTGCCAGTTCCCTAGCTAGGCTTCAATGGCATTCCAGAAGTCACCCCCGGTTGGCTACGATGCCATTACACATCGTTAATAGAGAATTGGATGTTCCGGACTATCTGACCGAACTTTTTCCAAAGCCACATTTTAGGTGGTTTGCATACCCCTACGGAAGCCATAACGAAAAAACCATTAGTGCAGCCAGGCTAAAATTTGATGGAGCAGTGTCTGTCAATTTGGGAAATGACATTGATATTTATCAACTTAACAGAATAACTGTCGTTGAAGACAGCAAGCTCTTTCTGTCATTTCACGAGAAAGACATGTGGTTCACAAAGATGGAAAGAGAGTTGATGATAAAAACAGAGCAGGCCGCTACTTTGAAAACCATTTTGAAATCTCGTTCCTGGCGTTATACGGCCCCTTTGAGAACACTCGGGAAATTCGCGACCAACATCAAGACTCATTTAAACGCAGGTTCCTCTAAACTCTAG
- a CDS encoding ABC transporter ATP-binding protein, with the protein MLASAFSEVISLGAVLPFIGVMIAPDKVFNHTTFRPLFESVGITSAEQLSAPLTMAFALAALGAGSIRLLLLWVNSRLSNAIGADISIDVYRRTLYQPYRIHVSRNSSELIAAITGKTWKATIVLYEATTIVSATFLLIALIATLVAIDPFVVFVATLVFGVSYGLITWASRRQLRINSRRTAIESTQVVKALQEGLGAIRDVLLNGTQQFYCDNYRRADVPYREANASNLFIIFAPRFAMEAIGLVLISGLAYGLSREAGGLSTALPVLGALALGAQRLLPAIQQIYGSWSGIAANQVSLSEVIDLLDQPLPAEALESLPEPLEFKASICFKSVWFRYVEDSQWVLQDVNMSIPKGFRMGFVGSTGSGKSTMLDLLMGLLEPTKGRILVDGLPIKGKRLRSWQQAIAHVPQSIFIADSTLAENIALGLPRHSIDMARVRQAASQAQIADFIESQPKKYYTSVGERGVRLSGGQKQRIGIARALYKNASILVFDEATSALDNETEYAVMNSIESLNRELTILIIAHRLTTIQHCDQIVELEHGSVVAQGSYEELMKDSPSFRRMAIVRAVDRQIDV; encoded by the coding sequence ATGCTCGCGAGCGCTTTTTCAGAAGTGATCAGTCTTGGGGCCGTTCTGCCGTTCATAGGAGTAATGATAGCCCCGGATAAGGTTTTCAATCATACTACGTTTAGGCCATTGTTCGAATCTGTCGGAATCACTTCGGCGGAACAGCTCTCCGCTCCACTCACCATGGCGTTTGCCTTGGCGGCATTAGGCGCGGGATCTATCCGGTTGCTGTTGTTGTGGGTCAACTCAAGACTTTCCAACGCTATCGGAGCGGACATTAGTATAGACGTGTATAGACGCACACTTTACCAGCCATATCGAATTCATGTCTCACGCAACAGTAGCGAATTGATAGCAGCCATAACCGGCAAGACATGGAAAGCTACAATAGTGTTGTATGAAGCGACAACCATCGTCAGCGCAACATTCTTGTTGATAGCGCTCATTGCAACCCTCGTAGCTATAGATCCGTTTGTAGTGTTTGTAGCCACACTTGTTTTCGGAGTTAGCTATGGCCTTATAACTTGGGCCTCTCGTCGGCAGCTTCGAATCAATAGCCGCCGGACAGCGATTGAAAGTACTCAGGTCGTAAAGGCTTTACAGGAGGGTCTAGGAGCAATTAGAGATGTACTGCTGAATGGGACACAACAGTTTTATTGTGACAACTATCGTCGAGCTGATGTGCCCTACCGTGAGGCTAACGCTAGCAATTTATTTATAATTTTTGCGCCGAGGTTTGCAATGGAAGCCATAGGATTGGTCTTGATCTCAGGACTGGCTTATGGTCTAAGCCGAGAAGCCGGGGGACTCTCCACTGCTTTACCAGTCCTGGGCGCGTTGGCCCTCGGGGCGCAGCGCCTCCTGCCTGCCATTCAACAGATCTACGGATCCTGGTCGGGCATTGCGGCTAATCAAGTATCTCTTAGTGAAGTGATTGACCTGCTTGATCAACCTTTACCAGCGGAGGCATTGGAGTCATTGCCTGAGCCATTAGAATTCAAGGCTTCTATATGCTTCAAATCGGTCTGGTTTCGTTATGTTGAAGATAGTCAATGGGTGCTACAAGACGTAAATATGTCCATTCCAAAAGGGTTCAGGATGGGATTTGTGGGAAGCACCGGCAGTGGAAAGAGCACTATGCTGGACTTACTTATGGGATTATTGGAACCGACCAAGGGGCGGATATTGGTAGACGGTTTGCCAATTAAGGGCAAGCGACTCCGATCTTGGCAGCAAGCGATCGCGCATGTGCCACAAAGTATTTTTATCGCTGATTCGACGCTGGCCGAGAATATTGCTTTGGGACTTCCTCGACATTCAATTGATATGGCACGGGTTCGACAGGCGGCAAGTCAGGCTCAAATAGCTGACTTCATTGAAAGCCAGCCTAAAAAGTATTATACATCCGTTGGGGAGAGAGGAGTACGACTCTCTGGTGGACAGAAGCAGCGGATCGGCATTGCTAGGGCGTTGTATAAAAACGCTTCAATTCTTGTTTTCGATGAAGCCACTAGTGCGCTTGACAACGAGACTGAGTATGCTGTCATGAATTCTATTGAGAGCCTAAACAGAGAATTAACTATCTTAATAATAGCTCATCGTCTAACCACCATTCAACATTGTGATCAAATTGTAGAACTAGAGCATGGTAGCGTTGTGGCTCAAGGATCCTATGAAGAACTAATGAAAGATAGCCCCAGCTTTCGGAGAATGGCCATCGTTAGGGCTGTAGACAGACAGATAGATGTGTGA
- a CDS encoding GNAT family N-acetyltransferase has translation MLDQPFVPVRAEQSDHDAIIMLEQYIWGSAEEATLEYLHWCLQDPAGQSIVYIIKNDSGRVLSLHMLLNVPACLEGKRIKAGISINVATHPDYRRKGLSTQVADSILGEAKRQGIAFLFSVPNSMSHRLFTDKNNFVNLGKPLLLVRWIDPAILIAKHGLPNVAKSLSFVTKLISGTLNIKKNSSIRVRYLENLDGLKFSKLSAPTDFHFALDRHWLRWRYAEHPFRKYKFALVGDVGSPEALVVYEVVAQYKRALIMEFLAVKEVSARVAQALMDDVVEKCKAAGCSSVCCLGSPLSRKTTMLRKIGFWAFPFNSVWRPKIVLRSQKPMPAEFSLSSMDISYGPLINFG, from the coding sequence TTGTTAGATCAGCCATTTGTACCAGTCCGCGCTGAACAATCAGATCACGACGCGATAATTATGCTGGAGCAATACATATGGGGTTCGGCAGAAGAGGCGACACTTGAATATTTGCACTGGTGTCTCCAAGATCCAGCTGGCCAATCGATCGTTTACATTATTAAGAATGACTCGGGCCGTGTCTTGTCATTGCATATGTTGCTCAACGTGCCAGCCTGCCTAGAAGGCAAACGAATTAAGGCGGGCATATCAATTAACGTGGCCACACATCCAGATTACAGGCGCAAAGGATTGTCTACCCAAGTTGCAGACTCTATCCTTGGCGAGGCAAAGCGGCAGGGAATTGCATTTCTATTCTCTGTGCCAAATTCGATGAGTCATCGTTTATTTACGGACAAAAATAACTTTGTGAATCTGGGCAAACCATTGCTTTTGGTCCGGTGGATCGATCCGGCCATTTTGATTGCAAAACATGGATTGCCCAATGTGGCCAAAAGTTTGAGTTTTGTAACGAAGTTAATATCCGGGACTCTTAATATTAAAAAGAACAGTTCCATTCGGGTTAGATATCTGGAGAACTTAGATGGGCTGAAATTCTCAAAACTTTCGGCGCCCACTGATTTCCATTTTGCCCTTGATAGACACTGGTTGCGATGGCGCTATGCGGAACACCCTTTCAGGAAATATAAATTTGCCCTCGTTGGTGATGTTGGTTCTCCTGAAGCTCTTGTTGTCTACGAAGTGGTGGCACAGTACAAGAGGGCGCTGATAATGGAATTTCTTGCAGTAAAAGAAGTCTCAGCACGAGTTGCACAAGCCCTGATGGATGATGTTGTTGAAAAGTGTAAAGCTGCTGGCTGTTCCTCTGTGTGTTGTTTGGGTTCCCCTCTTTCCAGAAAAACCACCATGCTGAGGAAAATTGGATTCTGGGCATTTCCGTTTAATTCAGTCTGGCGTCCTAAAATAGTTCTGAGGAGCCAGAAGCCTATGCCGGCTGAGTTTTCACTTTCTTCCATGGACATTTCTTATGGTCCGCTTATAAACTTTGGGTGA
- a CDS encoding glycosyltransferase family 2 protein — translation MKFSIIIPTLNRSASLKITLDSLLALNYPPQDYEILIVDNGSKDNTREVAANTIEFHPAHEIGYHYESLPGNLSARHKGALRSKGDILIFVDDDIQADPGWLTAVAEAFGDPKTHLVGGKNLPKYESTPPDWLDAFWYRNGALNQCFYLSLVDFGDKLVEINPIYVWSLNLSIRRQTLFEVGGFHPDYIPKPFQRYQGDGDTGLAWKVAAKGLKVMYHPRALVYHVIPECRLRVDYFRERMFFAGVCDSYTTIRKNRGITSDWKMQSPFPQIKRLWRRMAGKLSADPYAEIKQRVREAWLEGYAFHQDEVRKDPELLKWVLKEDYWNYRYGSFLGSNNSMEEEASS, via the coding sequence ATGAAGTTTTCGATCATAATACCAACACTTAACAGAAGCGCCTCTCTTAAGATCACTCTTGATTCCTTGTTGGCCTTAAATTATCCACCGCAAGATTACGAAATACTAATAGTGGACAACGGTTCAAAAGACAACACCCGAGAAGTAGCTGCTAACACAATTGAATTTCACCCCGCGCACGAAATAGGATATCACTACGAATCTCTCCCTGGCAATCTGTCTGCCCGACACAAAGGTGCACTTAGGTCAAAAGGCGACATTCTGATCTTCGTTGACGATGATATACAAGCTGATCCGGGATGGCTGACGGCCGTGGCCGAGGCGTTCGGAGATCCAAAAACGCATCTTGTCGGCGGCAAGAACCTTCCAAAATACGAGTCAACGCCTCCTGATTGGTTGGACGCGTTTTGGTATCGAAACGGAGCCTTAAATCAGTGCTTTTATCTCAGCCTAGTGGATTTTGGGGATAAACTAGTCGAAATTAACCCGATCTATGTTTGGAGCCTCAATTTGTCCATCCGTAGACAGACACTGTTTGAAGTAGGTGGGTTCCATCCAGACTACATTCCTAAACCTTTTCAGCGTTATCAAGGAGATGGCGACACAGGATTAGCTTGGAAAGTCGCTGCCAAAGGTTTGAAAGTAATGTATCATCCTAGGGCACTGGTTTACCATGTGATTCCGGAATGCCGGCTACGAGTGGATTATTTTCGAGAGAGAATGTTTTTTGCAGGGGTTTGTGATTCCTATACGACAATCAGAAAAAACCGCGGAATAACCTCTGATTGGAAAATGCAATCACCATTCCCGCAGATCAAACGCCTATGGCGAAGAATGGCCGGTAAATTATCAGCAGACCCTTATGCTGAAATCAAGCAGCGAGTTCGCGAAGCTTGGCTGGAAGGTTATGCGTTCCACCAAGACGAAGTGCGCAAGGATCCAGAATTATTGAAGTGGGTTCTGAAAGAAGATTATTGGAACTATCGTTACGGTTCTTTCCTAGGGTCCAACAATAGCATGGAAGAGGAAGCATCAAGTTAA
- a CDS encoding GNAT family N-acetyltransferase, whose translation MNNQPTLKRRSQLSQTLRPLLSSSFNKGVWTWEVHDDLKSAETLWRGFEQEAASYVFQTFDWLYRWVEIVGKPVHFIKPCVVIVWKDSQLLFILPLGIRPEKGFKILEWLGGIHSDYKGPLIRKKSVTGSLTGIWDFIKKTLPKFDATCLLKQPAVIDGESNPCITANPTEQNRAYSIIMEGTWEQYQLTRVSTNLRADSRRKRRRLGELGDLKFVVASDHETSKRLTEIMFEQKSRRWSETGSWNRLAAKEHRHFYETITDDLLGNRVVHVSALEIDGIVIATHWGALYRKHFYWLMPTFEGGKWARYSPGRLLLEYLLEWCFNNGVERFDFTGGAEDYKLEWANHDMPLYQNCNGNNLKGKLYLQWLQSSSSVKVKWYGTSSSVKDFVKKSSIGPIIRRAYDRLR comes from the coding sequence ATGAACAATCAGCCTACACTCAAAAGGCGCTCTCAATTGTCACAAACCCTTAGACCATTGCTATCTTCAAGTTTTAACAAGGGTGTTTGGACATGGGAGGTCCATGATGACCTCAAAAGCGCTGAAACTCTCTGGCGTGGATTCGAACAGGAAGCTGCTTCGTATGTGTTTCAAACTTTTGACTGGCTATATCGATGGGTAGAAATCGTTGGAAAACCTGTTCATTTTATTAAGCCTTGCGTTGTGATTGTGTGGAAGGATTCTCAACTCCTGTTCATTTTACCTTTGGGGATTAGGCCGGAAAAAGGTTTCAAGATCTTAGAGTGGTTAGGTGGGATTCATTCTGATTACAAAGGACCTCTTATAAGAAAGAAATCTGTCACAGGCTCTCTGACGGGAATATGGGATTTCATAAAGAAAACTCTTCCCAAATTTGACGCGACCTGTCTCCTGAAACAACCGGCAGTCATAGATGGTGAAAGCAACCCATGTATTACAGCAAATCCTACCGAGCAGAATAGAGCATACTCCATTATTATGGAAGGAACTTGGGAACAATATCAATTAACAAGAGTAAGTACTAATTTGAGAGCGGATTCACGTCGTAAACGTAGACGATTGGGCGAATTAGGTGATCTTAAATTCGTTGTCGCTTCTGATCACGAAACGTCAAAACGACTGACTGAAATCATGTTTGAGCAAAAATCAAGGCGGTGGAGCGAAACTGGGAGTTGGAACAGGCTTGCAGCAAAAGAGCATCGTCATTTTTATGAAACAATAACAGACGATTTGCTAGGCAATAGAGTTGTTCACGTATCGGCCCTTGAAATTGACGGCATTGTTATCGCTACCCATTGGGGCGCCCTTTATCGTAAGCATTTTTATTGGCTAATGCCAACCTTTGAGGGCGGGAAATGGGCCCGGTACTCTCCTGGTCGACTTTTGTTGGAGTATTTACTAGAGTGGTGTTTTAACAATGGTGTTGAGCGGTTCGATTTCACTGGCGGCGCAGAAGACTATAAACTTGAATGGGCTAATCATGATATGCCATTATATCAAAATTGTAATGGGAACAACTTGAAGGGAAAACTATATCTCCAATGGCTCCAATCAAGCTCATCTGTGAAAGTCAAATGGTATGGAACAAGTTCATCTGTGAAAGATTTTGTCAAAAAATCGTCAATAGGTCCAATTATTCGACGAGCGTACGACCGACTTAGATGA
- a CDS encoding hotdog fold domain-containing protein, whose amino-acid sequence MKDIKNPYRNSACFFCGPNNPAGLKLTFQEPETEPNELVCVWSPPATYRSFGRILHGGIQSGLFDEIMGWTTLHITKKVALTSGIQVEFLKPLYVEQQIEVRCRIDSTNGSRINLTAEIKNSRQEICSKATGTYVLMDPEKFKMAVDKEGNPD is encoded by the coding sequence ATGAAAGACATTAAAAATCCATATAGAAACTCAGCGTGTTTCTTTTGCGGCCCGAATAATCCGGCGGGACTTAAATTAACATTCCAGGAACCTGAAACCGAACCCAACGAGCTGGTTTGCGTTTGGTCTCCACCCGCAACCTACAGAAGCTTTGGAAGGATCTTGCATGGTGGAATCCAGAGTGGTCTTTTTGACGAGATCATGGGCTGGACTACCCTGCACATTACCAAGAAGGTCGCGTTGACTTCCGGGATACAGGTAGAATTTTTGAAGCCTCTTTATGTGGAGCAACAAATCGAAGTCCGATGCCGTATAGACTCCACGAATGGATCCAGGATTAATCTGACTGCGGAAATTAAGAACAGTAGACAGGAAATTTGCTCAAAGGCCACTGGAACATATGTTTTAATGGATCCGGAAAAATTTAAAATGGCGGTTGATAAGGAAGGGAATCCAGATTAG
- a CDS encoding enoyl-CoA hydratase-related protein: MAYQSILLTKEAGVSLIMLNRPEAMNAVDDEMRVELTEALSELESDAETRVLVVSGSGKAFCAGADLRHIKFLYEEFRKSGIRSPFGGPELAKVFFGFSKPIIAAVNGAAVGWGMTMPLACDIRIASSRARFSAAFVRAGLTPEFGSSYLLPRLIGYSRAAELVFTCRIVSAEEALQMGLINRLTPPEELMAESMALARLIADQPTEALTKAKALLRGGMDAALGQWIEHEALIFKERMLSEEHYQAVTALLADIESRKK; encoded by the coding sequence ATGGCGTATCAGTCAATTCTTTTAACAAAGGAAGCCGGAGTCAGCCTGATTATGCTAAACCGGCCAGAGGCTATGAACGCAGTCGATGACGAGATGCGGGTAGAACTAACTGAGGCGCTGAGCGAATTGGAGTCTGACGCTGAAACCAGGGTCCTTGTCGTAAGTGGATCGGGAAAAGCATTCTGCGCCGGCGCTGACTTGCGGCACATCAAGTTCCTTTACGAGGAATTCCGGAAATCCGGAATTAGATCACCTTTCGGGGGCCCGGAATTAGCTAAAGTCTTTTTCGGTTTTTCCAAGCCAATCATCGCTGCGGTCAATGGAGCGGCAGTCGGTTGGGGCATGACTATGCCGCTGGCCTGCGACATCCGCATCGCTTCAAGCAGGGCGAGGTTCTCCGCTGCCTTTGTTCGTGCAGGTTTGACTCCGGAATTTGGGAGCAGCTACCTTCTCCCTCGGCTTATCGGATATAGCCGTGCAGCGGAACTCGTGTTCACCTGTCGGATAGTCTCGGCAGAGGAGGCGCTGCAAATGGGTTTGATAAATCGCCTGACCCCACCAGAAGAACTTATGGCAGAATCAATGGCCTTGGCGCGGCTCATCGCTGATCAACCAACCGAAGCGTTGACCAAAGCCAAAGCGCTGCTGCGGGGAGGTATGGATGCTGCTCTTGGACAGTGGATCGAGCATGAGGCGCTCATTTTCAAAGAGCGCATGTTGAGCGAGGAACACTACCAGGCGGTCACGGCATTGCTGGCCGACATCGAATCACGAAAAAAATAA
- a CDS encoding ABC transporter substrate-binding protein, which produces MKTAKNWRLVLSVVICLGLFSATSAFPETRGVTKDAIQMGMILVKTGPVAALGLPEGWGIQDTFNQINESGGINGRKINLIWEDDQFKTPLAISAFNKLIFRDKVLSITCMGGTPQTIALFDLIDKHHVVNIPNALAEEFFKPHKPYVFVLGASYETQIELMFDYIMNDLKAKDPKIAVVYAETEFGKKGLEAARKRAEQYGIKLVSELVLNIGSVDASSQVLSLKKDNVDYVVTCNLVPPIITFLKTAEKYDYWPTTFGISWSCDDMVVKACKTASKNYIGVNFVGGWEDDTPGMKRVRELAKKNDRDPNKMLTSLYTIGVGTATVLAEGMKRAGANLTPESYKDNMDTLKDFDTGGILPPVTYTPTSHAPTTVARLYRADPAKGLMIPITDWRSPKAMK; this is translated from the coding sequence ATGAAGACTGCGAAAAACTGGAGACTAGTCCTATCCGTGGTGATCTGCCTCGGATTGTTTTCAGCCACTAGCGCTTTTCCTGAAACCCGGGGCGTCACCAAGGACGCCATACAGATGGGCATGATCCTTGTCAAGACCGGGCCCGTGGCGGCGCTCGGCCTACCCGAAGGCTGGGGAATTCAAGATACATTCAACCAGATCAACGAATCGGGAGGAATTAACGGACGCAAGATCAATCTGATCTGGGAGGATGACCAATTTAAGACGCCTCTTGCAATATCAGCTTTCAACAAGCTGATATTTCGAGACAAGGTCCTGTCAATAACCTGTATGGGTGGGACACCACAGACTATAGCCCTCTTCGACCTAATCGACAAGCATCATGTGGTGAATATCCCAAACGCCCTGGCCGAAGAATTTTTCAAGCCTCACAAGCCCTATGTCTTCGTCTTGGGGGCCTCGTATGAGACACAGATCGAACTTATGTTCGACTACATCATGAATGATCTAAAAGCCAAGGACCCGAAAATAGCCGTAGTTTACGCGGAGACTGAGTTTGGCAAAAAGGGACTGGAAGCTGCCAGGAAACGCGCCGAGCAGTACGGGATTAAACTGGTTTCTGAGCTGGTCCTTAACATAGGATCTGTGGACGCCAGTTCCCAGGTTCTCTCCCTCAAAAAGGACAACGTTGATTACGTAGTAACGTGCAATCTTGTTCCACCCATCATCACTTTTCTCAAGACTGCAGAGAAGTATGACTACTGGCCCACAACTTTCGGTATAAGCTGGTCGTGCGACGACATGGTAGTCAAAGCATGCAAGACCGCCTCCAAAAATTACATCGGCGTCAATTTTGTCGGCGGTTGGGAGGACGACACTCCAGGCATGAAGCGAGTAAGAGAGTTGGCCAAGAAAAATGATCGTGATCCAAACAAAATGCTTACGTCATTGTACACCATAGGAGTAGGAACAGCCACGGTACTGGCCGAAGGCATGAAACGAGCAGGAGCTAACCTCACTCCGGAATCCTACAAGGACAACATGGATACGCTAAAAGATTTCGACACAGGGGGGATTCTTCCACCGGTAACATATACTCCGACGAGTCACGCTCCTACCACTGTCGCACGTCTTTATCGAGCTGACCCAGCAAAGGGGCTCATGATACCCATAACTGATTGGAGATCCCCGAAAGCGATGAAATAG